From Chryseobacterium shandongense, the proteins below share one genomic window:
- a CDS encoding glycosyltransferase family 4 protein — MNRIVAIHLLNDYSGSPKVLMQLLKIWTGKNIEAHLFTSGGSRGFLSDLPKVTRHLIWYRFSQNPLIKICNFFISQLILAIKLLLFLRRKDIIYINTVLPFGAAIAGKLRGCKIIYHIHETSIKPEIFKNFLFGIARLTASKGVFVSDYLMKKEPLVKNQVLLYNVLERDFAEKADRSYGSGKEPIILMICSLKSYKGVDEFVKLAEINSTYIFKLVLNASQKEIDIYFKGKTLPDHLKIYPTQTDIHSFYREASIIVNLSRPDEWVETFGLTILEGMRYRLPAIVPPVGGITELVNENKNGFLINSADVYELSGKIHYLMCNEDIYKSFSDSAYQKSLLFSEAYFEETCLKMISI, encoded by the coding sequence ATGAACAGAATTGTAGCCATACATCTATTAAACGATTACAGTGGAAGCCCGAAGGTATTGATGCAGCTTTTAAAAATCTGGACAGGAAAAAATATAGAAGCTCACTTATTTACTTCCGGTGGGAGCAGAGGCTTTTTATCAGATTTGCCTAAAGTAACCCGCCATCTGATTTGGTACCGGTTTTCTCAGAACCCGCTGATAAAAATCTGTAATTTTTTTATCAGTCAGCTTATTCTTGCGATCAAGCTTCTGTTATTCCTGAGAAGGAAAGATATCATCTACATCAATACTGTGCTTCCTTTTGGAGCTGCCATCGCGGGCAAATTGCGGGGCTGTAAAATAATATATCATATTCATGAAACCTCCATAAAGCCTGAAATTTTTAAAAATTTTCTGTTTGGAATTGCAAGATTAACAGCTTCAAAAGGGGTTTTTGTTTCAGATTATCTGATGAAAAAAGAACCGCTTGTTAAAAATCAGGTTCTTCTGTACAATGTCCTGGAACGCGATTTCGCTGAAAAGGCAGATAGATCCTATGGTAGCGGCAAAGAACCAATTATTCTGATGATCTGTTCTTTAAAATCTTACAAAGGGGTAGATGAATTCGTAAAACTGGCAGAAATAAACAGTACCTACATTTTTAAATTAGTGCTGAATGCTTCGCAAAAAGAAATTGATATTTATTTTAAAGGAAAAACCTTACCGGATCATCTTAAAATCTACCCCACACAGACGGATATACACTCTTTTTACCGTGAAGCAAGTATTATTGTTAACCTGTCGCGGCCGGATGAGTGGGTAGAAACTTTCGGATTAACGATTTTAGAAGGAATGCGCTACCGGCTTCCCGCGATTGTTCCGCCGGTGGGAGGAATTACGGAATTGGTGAACGAAAATAAAAACGGTTTTCTGATCAACTCTGCAGATGTGTATGAACTGTCGGGTAAAATTCATTACCTGATGTGCAATGAAGATATTTACAAATCGTTCAGTGACTCCGCATACCAAAAAAGTTTACTGTTTTCAGAAGCTTATTTTGAAGAAACCTGCTTAAAGATGATTTCCATTTAA
- a CDS encoding glycosyltransferase family 4 protein — protein sequence MKTNQTILASCYAVNPYKGSEDAMGWNFICQIARFRKVIAITRENNRAHIEKYISENPAGIYRNITFLYFDLPYWMRFWKKGSRGALLYYYLWQKGIVSFVKKQKLEFDIAHNVNFHNDWTPSFLWKLRKPMLWGPVGHHPLIPKQYLNMYSKTHFIKDRLTWMVKNFFWKFSSSLKNTIRHSGHIWCMNTSVPKKLNLTENSYSLYPSVATEDFKQHLETTPKSGFTVMSVGRFVPLKGFDLTIRSFIEFISQLEEKDKAKCKLILVGAGEQKALYESLIERSGMNDFIEIKEWIERKELMKLYNSASVFLFPSHEGAGMVVPEALCFGLPVICLQNEGPGEFINNSCGITVPKQNYKKTLEELSMALVRLYLDEPLRKKLSLGARKQYIEKFSWEKRGEQLNEIYNRM from the coding sequence ATGAAAACGAATCAGACTATATTGGCGAGCTGCTATGCCGTGAATCCCTATAAAGGTTCAGAAGATGCAATGGGTTGGAATTTTATATGTCAGATCGCAAGATTCCGCAAAGTGATCGCTATCACAAGGGAAAACAACAGAGCACACATAGAAAAATATATTTCAGAAAATCCGGCAGGCATTTACAGAAATATCACTTTTCTTTATTTCGACCTTCCGTATTGGATGAGGTTCTGGAAGAAAGGCAGCAGAGGAGCGTTGCTATACTATTATCTCTGGCAAAAAGGCATCGTTTCATTTGTTAAAAAACAGAAGCTTGAATTTGATATTGCCCACAACGTAAACTTTCATAACGATTGGACCCCGAGCTTTCTCTGGAAGCTCCGAAAACCAATGCTATGGGGTCCGGTAGGACATCATCCTTTGATTCCGAAGCAATATTTAAATATGTATTCCAAGACACATTTTATAAAAGACAGGCTTACATGGATGGTGAAAAATTTTTTCTGGAAATTTTCGTCTTCATTAAAAAATACCATCAGACATTCGGGACACATCTGGTGCATGAATACCAGTGTTCCCAAAAAACTGAACCTTACTGAAAATTCCTATTCGCTGTATCCTTCAGTAGCAACGGAAGATTTTAAGCAACATCTGGAGACCACTCCGAAATCCGGATTTACGGTAATGAGTGTAGGAAGATTTGTGCCTTTAAAAGGTTTCGATTTAACGATACGCTCATTTATAGAATTTATCAGTCAGCTTGAGGAAAAGGACAAAGCCAAATGCAAACTGATCCTTGTGGGAGCCGGAGAACAAAAAGCACTTTACGAAAGCCTGATTGAACGCAGCGGAATGAATGATTTTATTGAAATTAAAGAATGGATAGAGCGTAAAGAATTAATGAAATTGTATAACAGCGCTTCCGTATTTCTTTTTCCTTCTCACGAAGGAGCCGGAATGGTTGTTCCCGAAGCGCTCTGTTTCGGATTGCCGGTGATTTGCCTACAGAATGAGGGACCGGGAGAATTTATCAATAATTCCTGTGGAATCACTGTTCCGAAACAGAACTACAAAAAAACATTGGAAGAATTGAGTATGGCTTTGGTACGGCTCTATTTAGACGAACCACTCAGAAAAAAATTAAGCCTGGGAGCCAGAAAGCAATATATAGAAAAGTTCTCCTGGGAAAAAAGGGGAGAACAACTGAATGAAATTTATAACCGTATGTGA
- a CDS encoding DUF1826 domain-containing protein yields the protein MNLFPKHHHIGLVSSFSELVKTEFYGNMNALCWERKPEGDFKEIVSKLTLKENITEIFINDLLELNLSEKGNEARKIIIHDIQLLSDFGAEPSLNLLKNYERDEEFDFISTDVYSYHADRSPIETSTFLCTYYGAASEIIPNNMCKQKILIPEIREKLKKLYDGPNEEFETFLKDNFFDLHYKAEADAEAVNLGTGNLWRLSVDHPGQNVLPCIHRAPQENSGEYRLLLIC from the coding sequence ATGAATTTATTTCCAAAACATCATCATATAGGTTTGGTTTCTTCATTTTCAGAACTTGTAAAAACGGAATTTTACGGGAATATGAATGCACTTTGCTGGGAAAGAAAGCCGGAAGGTGATTTTAAGGAAATAGTTTCCAAACTTACATTGAAAGAAAATATTACAGAAATCTTCATTAATGATCTGTTAGAATTGAACCTGTCTGAAAAAGGAAATGAAGCGAGGAAAATTATCATACACGATATTCAATTGTTATCTGATTTTGGAGCAGAACCTTCTCTTAATTTATTGAAAAATTATGAACGCGATGAAGAATTTGATTTTATTTCCACTGATGTTTATTCGTATCATGCAGACCGTTCCCCAATAGAAACCTCTACTTTTTTGTGTACATATTATGGAGCCGCAAGTGAAATTATCCCGAATAATATGTGCAAACAGAAAATTCTCATTCCTGAAATCCGGGAAAAGCTGAAAAAATTATATGACGGTCCCAATGAAGAGTTTGAAACTTTTCTGAAAGACAACTTTTTTGATCTTCATTACAAGGCAGAGGCAGATGCTGAAGCTGTTAATTTAGGAACCGGCAACCTTTGGAGACTCTCGGTGGATCATCCGGGACAGAATGTTTTACCCTGTATTCATAGGGCTCCGCAGGAAAACTCCGGAGAATACAGGCTTCTTTTAATTTGTTAG
- a CDS encoding acyltransferase has translation MKALIERIVKMRNPAFTLDPGLNSGAVIQMFWIQIFNILRGLSVMFFLRNPKGMLLGKRVSFFNLSKIQWGKFLRLGNDVYVSGLGRKGVEFGDNVSIGAFSRIIVSASMNDIGEQIKIGNNVGIGEFAYLGGAGGLEIGDECIAGQYLSCHPENHNYQNPDISIRHQGVSRKGIKIGKNCWIGSKVTILDGVEIGDGSILAAGSVITKSFPKNSIIAGVPAKLIKTRNYENESDYIGELLCRESL, from the coding sequence ATGAAAGCATTGATTGAAAGAATTGTCAAAATGAGAAATCCTGCTTTCACGCTGGATCCCGGATTGAATTCCGGTGCGGTTATCCAGATGTTCTGGATCCAGATATTTAACATCCTACGCGGCTTAAGCGTTATGTTTTTTCTAAGAAATCCAAAAGGAATGCTGCTGGGAAAACGCGTAAGCTTTTTTAATCTTTCCAAAATACAATGGGGAAAATTTTTAAGACTGGGAAATGACGTCTATGTTTCCGGACTGGGAAGAAAGGGAGTGGAGTTTGGAGATAACGTTTCCATTGGAGCTTTCAGCCGGATTATTGTGTCTGCTTCTATGAATGATATCGGAGAACAGATCAAAATAGGAAATAACGTCGGTATCGGAGAATTTGCCTATCTCGGCGGCGCGGGAGGACTGGAAATCGGTGATGAATGCATTGCCGGACAATATCTAAGCTGTCACCCGGAAAATCATAATTATCAGAATCCGGATATTTCCATCAGACATCAGGGAGTGAGTCGAAAAGGGATTAAAATAGGAAAAAACTGCTGGATCGGAAGCAAAGTTACCATCCTGGACGGTGTGGAAATAGGGGACGGAAGCATTCTTGCCGCAGGAAGCGTTATTACAAAATCATTCCCCAAAAACAGCATTATCGCAGGTGTTCCTGCAAAATTAATAAAAACAAGAAATTATGAAAACGAATCAGACTATATTGGCGAGCTGCTATGCCGTGAATCCCTATAA
- a CDS encoding DUF1972 domain-containing protein: protein MKTKVAIIGTVGLPARYGGFETLTAHLVEELSDTYDFTVYCSSKKYTREERKESWKGSRLKYIPLEANGVQSILYDSWSILHALRCSDVLLILGVAGAWLLPFIRLFTHKKIIISIDGIEWKRDKWPLAAKLYLWWAENLAVKYSHIDISDNESIQDYTSLRYETISRVIEYGADHTKVNVAPSEHDLKAYPFLSKPYAVKVCRIEPENNVSMILKVFSENPEHHLVVVGNWENSPYGKDLKRKFSVFENIILLDPIYDQSTLDMIRGNASLYIHGHSAGGTNPSLAEAMFLGLPVISYGVSYNRTTTGEQAFYFSNEEELKNLLQNLTHNELKNCALKMKKIAKNKYVWKTVAEKYNRIIQESFSVTKKNDVYPEISKLDKDLLAKYNVNHLQNIQLFNNAKSRI from the coding sequence ATGAAAACTAAAGTAGCTATTATCGGAACTGTTGGACTTCCTGCCAGATACGGCGGATTCGAAACGCTCACCGCACATCTTGTGGAAGAACTTTCTGATACCTATGATTTTACCGTATACTGTTCATCAAAAAAATACACAAGAGAAGAAAGAAAAGAAAGCTGGAAAGGAAGCAGACTAAAGTATATTCCTCTGGAAGCCAACGGAGTTCAGAGTATATTGTACGACAGCTGGTCTATTTTACATGCATTGCGTTGTAGCGATGTCCTTCTTATTCTGGGAGTTGCAGGAGCATGGCTTCTGCCTTTTATAAGATTGTTTACCCATAAAAAAATAATCATCTCTATTGACGGAATAGAGTGGAAAAGAGATAAATGGCCGCTGGCTGCAAAACTGTATCTGTGGTGGGCAGAAAATCTGGCCGTAAAATATTCCCATATTGATATTTCGGACAACGAGTCTATTCAGGATTATACTTCTTTACGGTATGAAACAATCAGCAGAGTTATTGAATACGGTGCAGATCATACCAAAGTGAATGTTGCTCCTTCAGAACATGATCTTAAAGCATATCCTTTTTTATCAAAACCTTATGCGGTAAAAGTATGCCGGATTGAGCCTGAAAATAACGTCTCAATGATTTTAAAAGTTTTTAGTGAAAATCCGGAACATCACCTTGTGGTAGTCGGCAACTGGGAAAATAGTCCTTACGGAAAAGACCTGAAACGAAAATTTTCTGTTTTTGAAAACATCATTTTGCTTGATCCAATCTATGATCAGTCTACGCTAGACATGATCCGGGGTAATGCTTCTCTGTATATTCACGGGCATTCGGCGGGAGGAACCAATCCTTCTTTGGCAGAAGCGATGTTTCTGGGATTACCTGTTATAAGCTACGGCGTTTCCTATAACCGGACTACTACAGGCGAACAAGCCTTCTATTTTTCTAATGAAGAAGAACTGAAAAACCTGCTCCAAAATCTTACCCACAATGAACTGAAAAATTGCGCCCTGAAAATGAAAAAAATTGCAAAAAACAAATACGTCTGGAAAACCGTTGCAGAAAAGTACAACCGTATCATTCAGGAAAGTTTCTCGGTTACCAAGAAGAACGATGTATACCCGGAAATTTCAAAACTGGATAAAGATCTTCTTGCAAAATATAATGTGAACCACCTGCAAAATATTCAGCTTTTTAATAATGCTAAGAGCAGGATTTAA
- a CDS encoding glycosyltransferase family 4 protein, translating to MKNFTELITYGLLAFTLSICIIPLMKTAAEKCRLVDIPNSRKVHQKAIPLIGGLAIGAIMALLAGLSSMQDLKEILPIIITSYVMLVVGTMDDKTDIKAIYKLGIQICVSIIIAFSGIRITSLYGIFGIYDINIYAQYLITILVMVAAINAFNLIDGIDGLAGSVAGSGFVLLLAITIIEENYGLMKLVMLFIGGIAAFLRYNFSNENKVFLGNSGSLFLGYFLVSIGIYIAKFDHIVSGFPYGLFFLLFVFTIPMIDSVRVYADRILRGKSPFKADKSHIHHYLLQLGISHKTITVLFILMNVLLFVIQYLFLEDFSLYTLLISLIAFAGIFKCIKILNFFILWKTKVKELENKTQ from the coding sequence ATGAAAAATTTTACAGAACTTATAACATATGGGTTGCTTGCCTTCACATTATCAATTTGCATTATCCCGTTGATGAAAACTGCTGCCGAAAAATGCAGGCTGGTTGATATTCCCAACTCAAGAAAAGTCCATCAGAAAGCGATTCCATTGATAGGTGGTTTAGCAATAGGAGCTATCATGGCCTTACTTGCCGGATTAAGCAGTATGCAGGATTTAAAAGAAATTTTACCCATTATCATTACGTCTTATGTTATGCTTGTGGTGGGAACCATGGATGATAAAACAGATATCAAAGCCATTTATAAACTAGGAATCCAGATTTGTGTAAGCATTATCATTGCCTTTTCAGGAATAAGAATAACCTCATTGTACGGGATTTTTGGGATCTATGACATTAATATATATGCCCAATATCTGATTACCATTCTGGTGATGGTGGCAGCAATAAATGCCTTTAATCTAATCGATGGAATAGATGGGCTCGCCGGAAGTGTAGCCGGAAGTGGTTTCGTTTTGCTTTTAGCAATCACCATTATCGAAGAAAATTATGGTTTGATGAAACTGGTCATGTTATTTATAGGAGGGATTGCGGCATTTCTCAGATATAATTTTTCAAATGAAAATAAAGTTTTTCTTGGAAATTCGGGATCATTGTTCTTAGGCTATTTTTTAGTTTCGATAGGAATTTATATCGCGAAATTTGATCACATTGTGTCTGGTTTCCCTTATGGACTGTTTTTCCTCCTATTCGTATTTACGATTCCGATGATTGATTCAGTTCGAGTTTATGCGGACCGTATTTTACGGGGTAAATCACCTTTTAAGGCAGATAAATCCCATATTCATCATTATCTTTTGCAGCTGGGAATATCGCATAAAACAATTACGGTGCTTTTCATCCTGATGAATGTGCTGTTATTTGTAATACAATATTTGTTTCTCGAAGACTTTTCCCTGTACACCCTTCTTATTTCATTGATCGCTTTTGCAGGCATCTTTAAATGTATTAAAATATTGAATTTCTTTATTTTGTGGAAAACCAAAGTGAAAGAATTAGAAAATAAAACGCAATGA
- a CDS encoding transporter, which produces METDRPDVTESPYTVDAGHIQYEADVLRLTREESDVTKTKTLLFNQANIKIGITGSTSVQIGFQSYGLQEETEKSSGDISKTNGFGDIMLRLKQNITGNDKGNFVMAILPYAKIPSAQYDDESRFEYGLIVPMLYKLPGDWNLGFQVEVDRLKDQDLPEMHTEFLQTLTISHPLTKNLDGIAETYYTYDFKAHEFSNYINAALQMEVAKNFKVDAGLNYGLQHHSDKHYFVGFSYLH; this is translated from the coding sequence ATGGAAACAGACCGGCCGGACGTCACCGAATCGCCTTACACAGTGGATGCGGGACATATTCAGTACGAAGCGGATGTTTTGCGGTTAACGAGAGAAGAATCTGATGTAACAAAAACCAAGACATTATTATTTAATCAGGCTAATATAAAGATCGGAATTACCGGATCAACTTCGGTACAAATTGGTTTTCAGAGTTACGGACTACAAGAAGAAACAGAAAAGAGCTCCGGCGATATTTCGAAAACAAATGGTTTTGGAGATATTATGTTAAGGCTAAAACAGAATATTACCGGAAATGATAAAGGTAATTTTGTGATGGCTATACTGCCTTATGCTAAAATTCCGTCGGCGCAATATGATGATGAGAGCAGGTTTGAATACGGACTTATTGTGCCTATGCTCTATAAACTTCCCGGAGATTGGAACTTAGGATTTCAGGTTGAAGTAGACCGATTGAAAGATCAGGATCTTCCTGAGATGCATACCGAATTTCTGCAGACACTTACGATCAGCCATCCGTTGACCAAGAATCTTGACGGAATCGCAGAAACCTATTATACCTATGACTTTAAAGCGCATGAGTTTTCAAATTATATCAACGCAGCCCTTCAAATGGAGGTAGCGAAAAATTTTAAAGTGGATGCCGGACTCAATTACGGATTGCAACACCATTCAGATAAACATTATTTTGTTGGATTTTCTTATTTGCATTAA
- a CDS encoding triple tyrosine motif-containing protein translates to MKNTDIISCEPMDDEEIFIVPFLEDFAYMKGNTIINSDLNPELKKIKCGIMLPRVNYNKKLNEVVIYSINNPQNIYLYKNGKVKVIPVGIDNHKNGPIAAINFKAENNTLYYRAKDGSIIAYNVITKISRKCNSNADLSEVIFVRDNIFITIANRKIVTIYVLENDYSFRKVRSIESLEDIYSVVIDKNHNLWIAQDQGGVLYYDQPLNKAFKSKKPVKFLEDCIINYILADQDNNIWFATRNNGLFFIAEAPFHRYVNMPLENNSSYITSIAANSKNIFLGYNITSGGLYHSGILTDLVFKKNKKIENKAVYANDMFAYFGQTDDVFEYDISKKKVRSLHVNTTIKNLIPYRRNKLLICASDGIKLYDPSLHTIKRIWNQRIYTALPYSSDSIFTGTFKDLYKLNIVTRKVKPFLNGYYFTDLKQLTDNLYLGASNSKGILLFNNKKIIAIIGEEQGLKDVQIKKVTVENKKTFWASTENGLIRIELTRGKPIIKTFTITDGLPSDNISGVVIKGDSIFVGTSKGMGILSIKRLLTQQKHINKKVIINSVSVDGKEYVDPFPNLTSEEVQNDLTFNLSFLDYASQGKINFKYKLEGLNNKWQTTNSSKVIFSTLPPGKYTFKVYGLGYNGKQSYAYTQIPFEIKPQFWQTIGFRILFIISILAVLLGAVTFYFRKKKR, encoded by the coding sequence TTGAAAAACACAGATATCATAAGCTGTGAACCCATGGATGATGAAGAAATCTTCATTGTCCCATTTCTGGAAGATTTTGCTTACATGAAAGGCAACACCATTATCAATTCTGATCTGAATCCTGAATTAAAAAAAATAAAATGCGGCATAATGCTGCCCCGTGTTAATTATAATAAAAAGCTTAACGAGGTTGTCATTTACAGTATTAATAATCCGCAAAATATTTACCTATATAAAAATGGTAAAGTAAAAGTAATTCCTGTAGGCATTGATAATCATAAAAACGGTCCCATAGCTGCCATAAATTTTAAAGCTGAAAACAATACCCTTTACTACAGAGCTAAAGACGGTAGTATCATTGCATATAATGTTATCACAAAAATCAGCAGAAAATGTAATTCAAATGCTGACTTATCGGAAGTTATTTTTGTGAGAGACAACATATTTATTACAATTGCAAATAGGAAGATTGTTACAATTTATGTATTGGAAAATGATTATTCTTTCAGAAAAGTGCGATCCATTGAATCATTAGAAGATATATACAGTGTCGTTATCGATAAAAACCATAATCTCTGGATTGCTCAGGATCAGGGAGGAGTATTATATTATGATCAACCGCTTAACAAAGCATTCAAATCCAAAAAGCCGGTAAAATTTCTCGAAGATTGCATTATTAATTATATTTTAGCAGATCAGGATAACAATATATGGTTTGCGACAAGAAACAACGGCCTGTTTTTTATTGCAGAAGCACCCTTCCACAGGTATGTGAATATGCCCTTGGAAAATAATTCCTCATATATTACTTCCATAGCAGCCAACAGTAAAAATATATTCTTAGGATATAATATTACCAGCGGAGGGCTTTATCACTCTGGAATATTAACTGATCTGGTCTTTAAGAAAAATAAAAAAATTGAAAATAAAGCAGTTTATGCTAATGATATGTTTGCTTATTTCGGACAAACCGATGACGTTTTTGAATATGACATTTCCAAAAAGAAAGTACGTTCCCTGCATGTAAACACCACGATAAAAAATCTCATCCCCTACCGTAGAAACAAACTATTGATATGCGCCTCGGATGGAATAAAATTATATGACCCTTCATTACACACAATAAAAAGAATCTGGAACCAGAGAATCTATACAGCTTTGCCGTACAGTAGCGACAGTATATTTACAGGAACTTTTAAAGATCTTTACAAATTGAATATCGTTACAAGAAAGGTGAAACCTTTTCTTAACGGATACTATTTTACAGACCTTAAACAACTCACAGATAATCTGTATTTAGGTGCCAGTAATAGTAAAGGAATATTATTGTTCAATAATAAAAAGATAATTGCGATAATTGGTGAAGAACAGGGGTTGAAAGATGTACAAATCAAAAAAGTAACCGTTGAAAATAAGAAAACATTCTGGGCAAGCACAGAGAATGGTCTCATACGGATTGAGCTCACACGCGGTAAACCGATTATCAAGACTTTTACAATCACAGACGGATTGCCGTCAGATAACATTTCAGGTGTTGTGATTAAAGGTGACAGTATATTTGTAGGAACTTCAAAGGGTATGGGCATTCTTTCGATAAAACGTCTGCTTACACAACAGAAACATATTAATAAAAAAGTAATTATTAATTCTGTTTCGGTAGATGGTAAAGAATATGTTGATCCTTTTCCTAATCTAACCTCTGAAGAAGTTCAAAACGATCTGACTTTCAATCTCAGCTTTTTAGATTATGCTTCTCAGGGGAAAATAAATTTTAAATATAAACTTGAAGGGCTAAACAACAAGTGGCAAACTACAAATTCCTCAAAAGTAATTTTTAGTACCTTACCTCCAGGAAAATATACTTTTAAAGTGTATGGATTAGGATATAATGGAAAGCAGTCCTATGCTTATACCCAAATACCATTTGAAATTAAGCCGCAATTTTGGCAAACCATAGGTTTTCGAATTTTATTTATTATTTCAATTCTTGCCGTCCTGCTGGGTGCCGTTACTTTTTATTTTCGTAAAAAAAAGAGATAA